The Sporosarcina sp. Te-1 DNA window CATTTGGGTGCAACGCGTCATTCTTACAATCATCATCGTGACACCGATTGCCTTTTTATTGCTCTGAACCAATTGAGACATCCGGGAGCTTCGTGCTTTCCGGATGTCTTTTCATTTACGAAGCTAATGAAACCAATTACTCTGCCTGAATTAGAAAGTCTGGTAAGGTGAAAAAAATACATACAGAGGGGGAGAAGTATGGTCGGACGAAATGACCCATGTCCATGTGGTAGTGGCAAAAAGTATAAGAGGTGTTGTGGAGCTAAAGGGGAAGGGTTAGTTGATTTGCTTGTAAATGAGGAATTGGACCAGGTGCTCGTAACGTTCTTTGAGAAGTATCCAAAGACGGAAGAACGTCCGGCGATGATGAAGCTTTTAAGGGAATGGCTGAATCGGTTGTCGGATAGTTGGACGAAGGAAGATATCGAGGCGGCAGCGAGTGAGTTTTTTCTGTTCATCCAACAACCGCATGGATGGCAGTCTTACATTAAAGAACAGACTGCCAAAGCGAAGCGTAAGTCGTTGCAAACCGTTTTGGAAACGTGGAGCACACCATTCTTGCTGCTAGCGGAAGTTGAAAGAGCGGAGACCGATGTATTGGTTGTTCGGCAGCTATTCACAGAGGAAGCATATTGTCTTGTCCGGAATGAGGGGATGCCGGGAGATGAAGGAATGCTATTGTTCGGTACTGTATTGCCAGATCCACGCAAAGGCGAAGATGCGATTGCGCCTATTTCATCAATAATCTTCTTGGCGAGATGGAGCAAGCAGACAAAGCAATCATTGCTTCAGTTGAGGGAACAGCATGCGTCGAAGGAGGCTGCATGTTTTTTACAAGAGCATGCGATTGATATTTATGAACTGTTCATTAAACGGAGCACGGCCTCTTTAAACGAATTGGTGGAGGAGGTGCTCGCCCCTTCGCAGGTGGAAGCTTTGCAAGCGTTCGAGGTGGCTTTGCGGGAGCTCGAACAGGATGGAAGTACTCGCGAGCTAGTGCATAAGTTGGCGGTTGCATTTTTCATGAATGAAGAACAAGAGCACATTTCCATCAACGATTTCGTAGCGGCTGCTGTATGGACAGGGAGCAAGAAAGGAATTATTAGGGATATTGTGATGACAGATGAAGAGATTGCATTACGAAGCGAACTTGGAAAATATGAGAGGGTTCGTCCGACGGTTAACAAATTTATTTGAAGAAATGATGAATGGATTCGAAGACCCGATGGCCGCCAGGGCTTACGAAATTGGAACCGATCCGCGCCCTACGGAAAAAGGGTTATGGGAAACCGCTATGACGACGTCCGGTGTCGTACAGCCGGAACGGAAGCCGGGAGTCGATGAAGGAAGGGCTCAACTCCTTGCCTATGAAGCGTATGAGGCAGAATCGGATGAGATTCGGAAAGAACTGGCCGACAATGCACTTTCAATCGCACCGCAGCTGCCAGATGCTTTACTTTTGGCAGCGGAATTGAATCCCGACAGTAGGAAGGCCTCTGATTTGTTCGAGAGGGCGATTCGTCAGGCGAGTAAAATATTTGAACCCGGCGAGAACCCGTGGCAGAATGTACCGAACCGGCCTTTTATGAGAGATGCCTTCAGCTACGGCGTCCATTTATTCATGATCAGGGAGTTCAGCGAAGCAGCTGATGTTTTCAAGGACTTAGTGCGAATGAATGTGATGGACAATCAGGGGGCCCGGTATGAAGCGGTTGCTTCCTTGATTCATTCGGAACGGTATACAGAGGCTGCTGAAATACTTGTCCGCTTTGAAAAAGGATCGGAGGCGGATGCGGTTTATTTGTATTTGGATTGGAAATTGGAGCATGAGGCATCGGATGGAAAGTCGGAGGAAGCTGCAGCGATGCTTGAAAAAGCTTCCAAAGCAAATGGTCACGTCCGTCACTTCATGACATTCCGTACAAAACCGATACGATACCCGCGCAAGCTATTGATTCAACCAGGAAGTGTGGAAGAAGCTAAATATATTTGGCTTCTTCTGCAAGGGTCCTCAGCATGAAAAAGACCAGGCGGTGCCATGCTCCGACCTGGTCAATTGTATTCATTTACCGCCAAGCATATTGAACAAGCCGCCCGCTATGCTGCCTTCATCTTTGGAGCCGCCCGGTGTTCCAGGAGCTGCAGCGAAGACACGGCTGGCCAGACGTGAGAATGGCAAGGACTGGATCCAGACTTTGCCGGGACCGCGAAGAGTGGCGAAGAATAGCCCTTCTCCTCCGAATAGAGCTGTTTTCACGCCTTTCACCATTTCAATGTTATAGTCGATTTCCTGTGTCATAGCGACAAGGCAACCTGTATCGACGCGGAGCGTTTCTCCAGGAGCGAGCGATTTTTCAATAATCGTGCCGCCCGCGTGGATGAACGCCATTCCATCGCCTTCAAGCTTTTGCATGATGAATCCCTCGCCGCCAAAGAAGCCGGCACCTAATCGGCGCTGGAACTCGACGCCTACTGCAACCCCTTTAGCTGCGGCAAGAAATGCATCTTTTTGACAGATGATTTTGCCGCCATATTGGCTTAGATCCACAGGGATAATTTTACCTGGATACGGAGCGGCGAAAGACACATGCTTTTTCCCGGAACCTGTATTGGTAAAGGTAGTCATAAACAGGCTTTCTCCTGTAATTAACCGTTTGCCGGCGCCCATTAATTTGCCCATCAATCCGCTGCCCGAACCAGATCCGTCGCCGAAGATGGTCTCCATTTCAATTCCTTCCTGCATCATCATAAGTGAACCAGCTTCAGCAACAACCGTTTCACGGGGATCCAATTCCACCTCTACAAATTGCATGTCATCCCCGTAAAGTTTATAGTCGATTTCGTGATTGTTCATTGTGAACCTCCCAGTTCATATTTGGTAGTCATTTTACGCTGGCGAATTCGAAAGGTTTCATTTGATTTATTTTTTTATTGCTTCTGAATCAATATATTGCCATAGTAAATTGGCAATTTCATTTGCATGGAGAGTATGGGGCCCTTCCTTGCTGAATAATTCACGGAAAGAACGGGCGACAGCTTCTATAATATGTTGTTTCGGTTTTGGTTGTTGAAGTTCATTCAGCAAATAATCCGCGTACTCCAACCCCTCAGAACGTTTTTCTTTTAACAGAGCTTGCCGGAAGCATTGGAGTTTCTGAATCAGTTGTACTTTTACATCGATAGGGGGTGTTATAGCCGAGCGGACAACCGCTTGCATGTCAGGACCAAGCAATGTATCGTTGTGCCGAATCATGTCAAAGATGATAGCGTCGACGCGTCTAATGGCGAAATGAACGAGTTTATTGATGTCCATGGACTCGGCAGAATGGGCGTTCCAAAAGTGATTCAGCTGCTTGATCATCCCCAAAATTATCATGGCGCATTCTAGCGTATAGGGACGTGCCTCCTCACCGTACACATCTATAAGCCGTGCGGACATCCAATTCAATTCTTCAAAGTGATAGGAAGTGACGAATTGTCTTAACTCCTCATCTCCTGAGTAAAATACGGCCTCATAGATTGGCAACAAGTTCCGTTCCCGGTTAATATGCATGCGGATCAAAATCTGTTCCGCCAATATCATCTTGTCATCTTTTCGCTGACCGATCAGCAGTTCTCGCCTGCGGATCCTTGATTCTTCATAGGCAAATTCCAAAATCGCCATCAAGCATTCGTTTTTGGAAGTGAAATAATTATAGAAGGTACCCTTGGAAATATGGGCTTCCTCAATGATGTCCTGGACGGAAGTCGAATTAAAGCCTTTTTCTACAAATAGCCGTTGGGCAGTTAGAAGTACGTGAAGTTTGCGTTCGTTCATTAATAAAATCCCCCAAGTTTTCAAAGGTAGGAATATATTGTTTTGTACTAGGAGTACAAATATATATTAGTGTTAAAAGACTGTAATATCAAATATAAAAAGTTTTTTTGTATGAAAGCGATTTCTATAATTGATTATTTTAGACTGTCGGTATAAAATGTAGGAATGTTGTACGAAGGGTACAACGATGTTAAATAGATATGGGGGAATAAAGCTTGGAAATGGATGTTAAAAAAATGCATGAAAAGCCGCCGTACGGAATGATCGCTATTTTGTTCTTCGGGGCTTTTGTTGCTATTTTGAACAATACACTATTAAATATCGCATTACCGTCGATCATGACGGAGTTTTCTGTGAAACCGTCCGCCGTTCAATGGTTGACGACAGGATTCATGCTCGTCAACGGAATTATGATTCCGGCGAGTGCCTTCTTCGTTCAGAAGTTTTCAAACCGGAAACTGTTCATCACGGCGATGTTGTTATTCTCGCTTGGTACGGGACTTGCGATCGTCGCGCCGACATTCGGGCTGCTTGTATTGTCACGGATGATACAGGCGTCAGGTTCTGCGTTAATGATGCCATTACTGATGAACGTTATGCTCGTTGCATTCCCAATTGAAAAACGGGGATCCGCAATGGGGCTTTTCAGTCTTGTCATGTTCACGGCGCCAGCCATTGGACCGACGTTGTCAGGATGGGTTGTTGAACACTATTCATGGCGCACGCTGTTCGAGATCGTCTTGCCGTTCGGAATCCTCTCGATTCTGCTCGCGATTTTCAAGCTCAAGAATATTACGCCGAATCGTGAAGTTCGTCTTGATATCGTCTCGCTCATCTTCTCGAGCATTGGTTTCGGTGGTTTGCTGTATGGCTTTAGCTCGGCAGGAGATAAAGGCTGGGGCTCACCGGTCGTTTATGGAACGATTGCGATCGGGACTGTCTCGCTCCTCATCTTCATATTCCGTCAGCTTCGCATGAAGGAGCCGTTGCTCGATTTCCGGATCTATAAACATCCGATGTTCGCGCTTGCTTCGGGCATTTCGATCATCATGTCGGTCGCGATGTTCTCGGGAATGATCCTGACACCGCTTTATGTGCAAAATGTGCGCGGCATCTCGCCGTTCGAGGCAGGGCTCCTTATGTTACCTGGCGCTATTGTTATGGGCTTCATGTCGCCGATCACGGGGCGGATCTTTGATAAGTACGGTCCGAAGTTCATATCAATCACAGGCCTAATCATTACGATTGGCAGCACCTATTATTTGAGCCGTCTCCAACTCGATTCGGGTTATTATTACTTGATGGGTCTGTATACAATTCGGATGTTCGGGATGTCGATGGTCATGATGCCGATCATGACAAACGGTATGAACCAACTGCCGATGAGATCGAATCCTCATGGTACGGCTATCAATAACACGATCCAGCAAGTGTCCGGTGCAATCGGTTCTGCTCTCCTGCTTACCATTATGACAAAACGGATGGAGAAATCAGGAGAGGAGCTTGCACATCAAGCGATGGCAAGCGGTCAGATGCCAACTGACAAGACAGCAGCATTGGAAATGCAAAAGGAAATTGGCTTGCAGGCGATGCTTGATGGGATCAACCACTCGTTCTTCATCTCCACGCTCATCGCAGTAGCGGGGCTGATTTTGACACTTTTCATCAAGCGGGTTAAACCGCCGACATTCAATGCCACAGCGTCACCAGCTGCAAAAGAAACGGTTGAACCAACTAACAAACCCGCGCAGGAGTAATATCCTGCGCGTTTTTTTATTAGAAGTTGAAGCGGAGTAATATTGTGGACTAGGTCAGGCGCAATGTTCCGGCCGGAGGGAGCCAAGCTCTTTCCGGTTTTTCATTTTAAATAAAAATAATCATCTGATTTACCATTTATTTCAGAAACAAAGAAGGATTTCGCTGCTTCGTGTCGAAATAGAGTAACTGAAAGCGGTTTCAAATAGTGCGAGAAAGAAAGGGGAATGTTGTAATGCAGCTGAACAATTACATCGGAGGTTCATGGCAAGACGGTGGGGGAGCGCGGTACACAGCAGTTACGAACCCGGCGACTGGAGAAGAACTGGCGCAAGTACGTCTGTCTACAAAGGAAGATGTCGCTCTGGCCGTTCAGGCGGCAAAGGAGGCCCAAAAGAAGTGGGCGCTCGTGCCGGCACCGAAACGGGCGGATTACTTATATGCAATTGGCAATATCATGAAAGAAAAGAAGGAACACCTGGCACAGGTGCTGACAAAAGAAATGGGGAAGGTAATCGAGGAAGCACGCGGGGAAGTACAGGAAGGCATCGACATGGCCTATTACATGGCGGGAGAAGGACGCCGGTTGTTCGGCGAAACAGTACCTTCCGAGCTAATGGATAAATTTGCAATGAGCGTTCGTGCGCCGATCGGTGTTGTCGGGCTCATTACGCCGTGGAATTTCCCAGTTGCCATCGCTACCTGGAAGTCGTTTCCTGCGATGGTCGCAGGAAATACATTCGTTTGGAAGCCTGCCACCGAAACACCAATGATGGCCTATGAAATGGCAATCATTTTCGAGGAGGTTGGTTTGCCTTCAGGTGTGGCGAATATCGTATTCGGTTCCGGTTCAGAAGTAGGCACGGCGATGATTGAACATCCCGACGTTCGTGTTATCTCCTTTACAGGTTCGACCGAAACAGGACGCCATGTCGCAGAAACAGGCGGGCGCCATCTGAAGAAAGTATCTTTGGAAATGGGCGGGAAAAATGCGGTCATCGTCATGGATGATGCCGATTTGGATCTGGCTGTGGAAGGTATTCTATGGAGCGCTTTCGGTACAGCAGGTCAGCGTTGTACGGCATGCAGCCGGGTCATCGTGCATAAAGATGTAAAGGAAGAGCTGGAACAGAAGCTTCAAGAGGCGATGAAAACCTTATCCATTGGAAACGGATTGGACGAGTCCGTTAAGGTGGGACCTGTCATTAACGGGAAAGCGATCGAGAAGATTCAGAAGTATGTTGAAATCGGAAAAGAAGAAGGGGCCAAACTTGTCGCGGGCGGCAATGTGTTGGATGAAGGAGAATTGGCGAATGGCCATTACTTCGGGCCGACATTGTTTACGGATGTCAAATGGGACAGCCGGCTGGCGCAAGAGGAAATCTTCGGTCCGGTCGTGTCCTTGATTGAAGTCGGATGCCTGGATGAAGCGATCGAAGTGAACAACAGTGTTCTTTACGGCTTGTCCAGTTCCATCTTTTCCCGCGATGTGAATACGATATTTAAAGCGCAACGGGATCTTGACACCGGAATTGTCTATGTCAACGCGGGGACAACAGGCGCGGAAATCCATTTGCCGTTCGGGGGGACGAAGGGCACGGGGAATGGACATCGGGACTCAGGCGTTGCCGCATTGGATGTGTTCACGGAGTGGAAGAGCATCTACGTGGATTTCAGCGGTAAACTGCAACGTGCACAGATCGACACAGAGTGACGTTCTATTCGTCAGTTGACATGGAGTGAAACGCATCTGATGACACGGAAATCTTAAAGGGAAGTAGGGGTTGTATGATGAAAGTGGTTGTACTCGGAGCAGGCTTGATGGGGAAAGAGGCAGTGCGCGATCTTGTGAAAAGTGACGATGTGCAAAAGGTGTATTTGGCTGACTTGAATGTACGGCAGGCAGAAGACTTTGCAGAGCAGCTCATGTCCGATAAATTGGATATTCTATTGCTCGATGCCACAAACGATGAGCAATTGAAGGATGTCATGGCGCTTGGGGATGTCGTCATCAATGCCTTATTCTATTCGTTCAACGAAAAAGTGGCCCGTACGGCTGTTGAGATCGGCGTCCATTCCATCGACTTGGGCGGACATATCGGCGGTGCGACCGATGCAGTGCTTGGATTGGCGGAACAAGCCGAATCGAAAGGGGTAACGATCATTCCGGATCTAGGGGTGGCTCCGGGAATGATCAATATCCTGAGCGGATATGGGGCAAGCAAGCTCGACAAGGTGGAGAGCATCAAATTGTATGTCGGAGGCATTCCGGTGAAACCGGAGCCGCCACTCAATTATAATATTGTCTTCTCGCTCGAAGGGGTTTTCGATCATTATACAGACCCGTCGCATGTCATTCGTGACGGTCAATTGCTCGAAATACCATCCCTCTCCGAAGTGGAATCTATTCATTTCAAAGATTATGGGGAATTGGAGGCATTCCATACATCGGGAGGAACATCGACATTGACAAAGACGTTCTCGGACGTACAGACATTGGAATATAAGACGATCCGATATAAAGGACACGCGGAAAAATTCCAATTGCTCGTAGATCTTGGCTTGCTTTCAAAGGATAGTGAAGTTGAAGTCGGCGGGACAAGAGTGAAAGTGCGCGATGTTATGCGGGAACAACTTTCGCCGAAGCTCCGACTAGGCGATAAAGTGGATGCGGTCTTGCTGCGTGTTATTGTCAGTGGGGAGAAAAATGGCGAAACAGCTACCTACGAGTACAATTTGGTAACTGAAAAGGATATGTCGGTGAATGAAACAGCGATGGCCCGTGCGACTGCCAACACGATATCCGTTGTTGCGCAAATGATCGGCAATGGGACGATTACGAAACGCGGTGTCCACCCGCCGGAAAACATTGTACCGGGTGAGCTGTATATCGATGAAATGAAGAAACGCGGCGTTATCATTGAAGAATCTGTAAAAATGACTGAAGCACACGTATAACTGTTTGGGGAAGGTGAAAGCCTTCCCTTTTAATTGAACGAAAGGGGATTGGGAGATGAATTTCGAGTTCAATGAGGAGCAAAAGATGTTGCGCAGAACCGCCCGGCAGTTTGTTGATGAGGAAATCATGCCGCATATCCAAAAGTGGGATGCGGAAGGCGGATTCGACCCTGGTATTTGGAAGAAACTTGCGGACCTTGGATTCATGGGTGTTTGCATACCAGAAAAATACGGCGGCAGCGGCATGGACTATAACTCGCTTGCTATCCTTTGCGAAGAATTAGAACGGGGGGACACTGCATTCCGGACGGCGGTATCTGTTCATATCGGACTGAATTCGATGACATTGATGCAGTGGGCGACGGAGGAACAGAAGCAGAAGTATCTCGTGCCGCAAGCGGAAGGGAAGAAAATTGGTGCCTTTGGCCTGACGGAACCGGGAGCGGGTTCTGACGTGGCGGCCATGGCGACGACGGCTGTCCGAGATGGAGATCATTATGTCATCAATGGACAGAAGACTTGGATTTCCCTTTGCGACGTTGCAGATCATTTCCTCGTATTCGCTTATACAGATAAATCAAAGAAACACCATGGCATCAGTGCGTTCATCGTCGAGCGGACCTTCCCTGGTTTCTCTTCTAAAGCGATTAAAGGGAAATACGGAATTCGCGCGGGCAATACAGGTGAACTGTTCTTTGAAGATATGCGTGTGCCTGCAGAGAATCTTCTCGGAGAAGAAGGGGAAGGTTTCAAAATCGCCATGGCTGCATTGGATAACGGCCGATTCACAGTGGCAGCCGGCGCTGTCGGTCTCATCATGGCGTGTCTCGAAGAAAGCGTGAAATATTGCCATGAACGTGAAACATTCGGCAAGCCGATCGGCAAACACCAGCTGGTCCAGCGGATGATCGCCAATATGGAAGCGGGCTATCAAATGAGTCGTCTTCTTGTGTACCGGGCAGGCGAATTGAAAAACAAAGGAGTACGCAATACGCGCGAAACATCTCTAGCCAAATGGCAAGCATGCGATTTTGCGAATAAAGCGGCGGACGATGCATTCCAAATCCATGGTGCCTATGGTTATTCCGATGAATACCCGGTCGCTCGCTTCCTGCGCAACTCAAAAGCACCGGTTATCTATGAGGGTACTCGCGAAATCCACACGATCATGCAAGCGGAATATGTACTAGGCTATCGGGAGGATAAGAGACTAAGTCATATGCTGCCGGAATGGCCGTTTGATTAACTTACAGATTGTAGAAGCGGTTCTGTTGGAAAGGTATTGCTTGTTTAAGTAAATTGTGATAAAATATTCTTACTATTATTGATCGGAGGTGAGGAATGATGTTGGACACTGTGTATGCACATGAAAGTCTATTGGAATATTTAGCCACTTCATGTGCGATTACTCATGAAATTGCGCTCAACGGGATACGTATGCCCTTTTTTAGACAATTTCAGTAATCACACAGCGGTTCGGCACATCATTCCTTACGAATTAGGAAAGATTGCATAAGGCACTAGAAGATTGTAGACAAAACGGTTCGTTGTTGTTTGAATTCCCTTGAGATCGGCAGTGCTAGCCTTAATTGGTTGGCATTTGCAGCTTCGACATGGAATTTCACATCAAGGAAACTGTAGCACGAAGGATGGAATGTGCTTGTCTACTGTCTGCTTCTGCCAGAACGCAGTCTTTTTTTGTGCGCTCTCTGCTGTGAAAACAGAATGAGAGGAAGCGAAAACGATGATTTGCACTATACAGAAGGTTAGCAAGATGTTGGGCGGTACTACTATATTTAATGATTTATCTTTGGATATCAAGACAGGCGATCGAATAGGAATCGTCGGCCGAAATGGAAGCGGAAAAACGACACTGTTCAAAATGATGGCTGGAGTAGAGTCACTTGATTCGGGCTCTATTCACTTTAAGAAAGGAACGCAAGTCGGCTACTTATCACAAATACCTACAATTGAAAGACCGATGACAGGATATGAGGTACTGAGAAGCGCATTCGGCGAATTGTTAGATATAGAAGAAAAGCTGAAAGCTCTTGAGATAAAAATGTCCTGCGAAGCGGAGGACATGGAGCGGGCACTCATGCAATATGGCCAACTGCAAGAAGAATTCCTGCGACGGAATGGATATGCCATGGAGTCGGAAATCGATAAGGTAATAAATGGGCTTCACTTGCGAAGTTTCATCCATCAGGAATTTACGGTCATGAGCGGCGGTGAGCAGACAAAAGTGATGTTGGGCAAGTTATTGTTAAGCCAGCCAGATTTATTGTTGTTAGATGAACCTACCAATCATTTGGATTTATTTGCGGTGGAATGGCTGGAGCAATATTTGTCGGAGTATGACGGGACGGTCGTAATCGTGTCGCATGATCGGGCTTTCTTGGATTCGGTGGTAAGTAAGATAGCGGATTTGGAGGACGGGGAGCTGCGACTCTACCATGGCCATTACAGTACGTTTGTCCAACAAAAGGAAGAGCAGCTGCTCCGCCAATTCCAAGAGTACGAAGAACAGCAAAAGAAAATCAAGAAAATGAAGGAAGCAATCAAGCGCCTAAAGCAATGGGCAAATGAAGCAAACCCGCCCAATGCCGGATTGCATCGGCAGGCAAGAAACATGGAACGGGCGCTCGAGCGGATGGAAAAGATTAAGAAGCCGCTCGTCGACCCGAAAAAAATGGCTTTGTCGTTTGAGCCGACGGAACGCAGCGGCAAGGAAGTCGTTGTCATGGAGAATGTCTGTAAATCATTCGGTCCCAAAAACGTCTTGTCGGAGGCAACCTTTCACGTATATTGGAAAGACCGTGCGGCAATCGTCGGCCAAAACGGCAGCGGGAAATCAACAATTTTAAACTTGCTCACCGGCCAGCTGGCGGTGGATGAAGGGCTCTGCAAATTAGGCAGCAATGTGAAACTAGGTTTTCTTTCCCAACATGCCGAAATGACAAATCCGAAAGCGCGCCTAATCGATGTTTTCCGGGAAGAAGTCAGTGTGGCTGAAGGGGAAGCG harbors:
- a CDS encoding YecA family protein, which codes for MVGRNDPCPCGSGKKYKRCCGAKGEGLVDLLVNEELDQVLVTFFEKYPKTEERPAMMKLLREWLNRLSDSWTKEDIEAAASEFFLFIQQPHGWQSYIKEQTAKAKRKSLQTVLETWSTPFLLLAEVERAETDVLVVRQLFTEEAYCLVRNEGMPGDEGMLLFGTVLPDPRKGEDAIAPISSIIFLARWSKQTKQSLLQLREQHASKEAACFLQEHAIDIYELFIKRSTASLNELVEEVLAPSQVEALQAFEVALRELEQDGSTRELVHKLAVAFFMNEEQEHISINDFVAAAVWTGSKKGIIRDIVMTDEEIALRSELGKYERVRPTVNKFI
- a CDS encoding TIGR00266 family protein; amino-acid sequence: MNNHEIDYKLYGDDMQFVEVELDPRETVVAEAGSLMMMQEGIEMETIFGDGSGSGSGLMGKLMGAGKRLITGESLFMTTFTNTGSGKKHVSFAAPYPGKIIPVDLSQYGGKIICQKDAFLAAAKGVAVGVEFQRRLGAGFFGGEGFIMQKLEGDGMAFIHAGGTIIEKSLAPGETLRVDTGCLVAMTQEIDYNIEMVKGVKTALFGGEGLFFATLRGPGKVWIQSLPFSRLASRVFAAAPGTPGGSKDEGSIAGGLFNMLGGK
- a CDS encoding TetR/AcrR family transcriptional regulator, with translation MNERKLHVLLTAQRLFVEKGFNSTSVQDIIEEAHISKGTFYNYFTSKNECLMAILEFAYEESRIRRRELLIGQRKDDKMILAEQILIRMHINRERNLLPIYEAVFYSGDEELRQFVTSYHFEELNWMSARLIDVYGEEARPYTLECAMIILGMIKQLNHFWNAHSAESMDINKLVHFAIRRVDAIIFDMIRHNDTLLGPDMQAVVRSAITPPIDVKVQLIQKLQCFRQALLKEKRSEGLEYADYLLNELQQPKPKQHIIEAVARSFRELFSKEGPHTLHANEIANLLWQYIDSEAIKK
- a CDS encoding DHA2 family efflux MFS transporter permease subunit; the encoded protein is MDVKKMHEKPPYGMIAILFFGAFVAILNNTLLNIALPSIMTEFSVKPSAVQWLTTGFMLVNGIMIPASAFFVQKFSNRKLFITAMLLFSLGTGLAIVAPTFGLLVLSRMIQASGSALMMPLLMNVMLVAFPIEKRGSAMGLFSLVMFTAPAIGPTLSGWVVEHYSWRTLFEIVLPFGILSILLAIFKLKNITPNREVRLDIVSLIFSSIGFGGLLYGFSSAGDKGWGSPVVYGTIAIGTVSLLIFIFRQLRMKEPLLDFRIYKHPMFALASGISIIMSVAMFSGMILTPLYVQNVRGISPFEAGLLMLPGAIVMGFMSPITGRIFDKYGPKFISITGLIITIGSTYYLSRLQLDSGYYYLMGLYTIRMFGMSMVMMPIMTNGMNQLPMRSNPHGTAINNTIQQVSGAIGSALLLTIMTKRMEKSGEELAHQAMASGQMPTDKTAALEMQKEIGLQAMLDGINHSFFISTLIAVAGLILTLFIKRVKPPTFNATASPAAKETVEPTNKPAQE
- a CDS encoding aldehyde dehydrogenase family protein, producing the protein MQLNNYIGGSWQDGGGARYTAVTNPATGEELAQVRLSTKEDVALAVQAAKEAQKKWALVPAPKRADYLYAIGNIMKEKKEHLAQVLTKEMGKVIEEARGEVQEGIDMAYYMAGEGRRLFGETVPSELMDKFAMSVRAPIGVVGLITPWNFPVAIATWKSFPAMVAGNTFVWKPATETPMMAYEMAIIFEEVGLPSGVANIVFGSGSEVGTAMIEHPDVRVISFTGSTETGRHVAETGGRHLKKVSLEMGGKNAVIVMDDADLDLAVEGILWSAFGTAGQRCTACSRVIVHKDVKEELEQKLQEAMKTLSIGNGLDESVKVGPVINGKAIEKIQKYVEIGKEEGAKLVAGGNVLDEGELANGHYFGPTLFTDVKWDSRLAQEEIFGPVVSLIEVGCLDEAIEVNNSVLYGLSSSIFSRDVNTIFKAQRDLDTGIVYVNAGTTGAEIHLPFGGTKGTGNGHRDSGVAALDVFTEWKSIYVDFSGKLQRAQIDTE
- a CDS encoding saccharopine dehydrogenase family protein, producing the protein MKVVVLGAGLMGKEAVRDLVKSDDVQKVYLADLNVRQAEDFAEQLMSDKLDILLLDATNDEQLKDVMALGDVVINALFYSFNEKVARTAVEIGVHSIDLGGHIGGATDAVLGLAEQAESKGVTIIPDLGVAPGMINILSGYGASKLDKVESIKLYVGGIPVKPEPPLNYNIVFSLEGVFDHYTDPSHVIRDGQLLEIPSLSEVESIHFKDYGELEAFHTSGGTSTLTKTFSDVQTLEYKTIRYKGHAEKFQLLVDLGLLSKDSEVEVGGTRVKVRDVMREQLSPKLRLGDKVDAVLLRVIVSGEKNGETATYEYNLVTEKDMSVNETAMARATANTISVVAQMIGNGTITKRGVHPPENIVPGELYIDEMKKRGVIIEESVKMTEAHV
- a CDS encoding acyl-CoA dehydrogenase family protein is translated as MNFEFNEEQKMLRRTARQFVDEEIMPHIQKWDAEGGFDPGIWKKLADLGFMGVCIPEKYGGSGMDYNSLAILCEELERGDTAFRTAVSVHIGLNSMTLMQWATEEQKQKYLVPQAEGKKIGAFGLTEPGAGSDVAAMATTAVRDGDHYVINGQKTWISLCDVADHFLVFAYTDKSKKHHGISAFIVERTFPGFSSKAIKGKYGIRAGNTGELFFEDMRVPAENLLGEEGEGFKIAMAALDNGRFTVAAGAVGLIMACLEESVKYCHERETFGKPIGKHQLVQRMIANMEAGYQMSRLLVYRAGELKNKGVRNTRETSLAKWQACDFANKAADDAFQIHGAYGYSDEYPVARFLRNSKAPVIYEGTREIHTIMQAEYVLGYREDKRLSHMLPEWPFD
- a CDS encoding RAxF-45 family protein, translating into MLDTVYAHESLLEYLATSCAITHEIALNGIRMPFFRQFQ